The genomic stretch CGCCAGGACAGCCGAAGCCCCCTGTAGACGCAGCCGCCCCACCAACTGGCGGTTCAGTTCCGCCTCCAGGGCGCCGTTCCAGGTGAGCAATCCACCCAGGGAGACAGGCTGCAGCTCGCCCTCGGCCCAGGCCAGGATGCGAAAGCGCGTCTGTTCGCTGCCGTGGGCGGCGCCGCTCCAATATTCTGACACGTGCTCCCGCAGACTGACCAACTCGGGCGTTGCCCATTCGACCGTGAGACGCGCCCACTGGAAACTGGCCGGTCCGGACAGAGCCTCGTCCGCGTCCAGATCCTCCCCCGCCATCTCGTCGTCCCGGGCCAGATCCTCCGCCTCCTGGATGGCTTCGCCGGCGCGGCGCCGCGCTTCCTCCACCACCAGACGGTTCAGCGGGGCACTCCAGGGGGCCTCGCACTCCAGGCGGTGGAAGACGAAGCCGAACTCCAGTTCCCTGTCCTGGACCACCACCGAGTCCAAGGCCAGCCGACAGGGCAGGACGGTGAGCTGGGCGGCGGCCGTCGTGGCCAGCGCCAGAACCAGGGTAACGCGCTTCATGCCTCCCTCCCTTCATGACGCGCGCCCAGCAGCATGCCCGCCCAGGCCGCCGCGCCGATCATGGGCAGATCGATCAGGGCGAACCAGGCGGGGTGGGCACTCGACACCACCTTCATGGCTACGATACTCAGCATCAGCAGGCCAACCACGAGACCCACCGGGCGGCCCTTGGGTCCGGCCAAACGCACACCCACCCAAGCGCCGACCAGGGTGCCCAGCACATGGGCGAGCAGGACAGTGACGAGCGCGCCCACGGGAAGCTCGCCCAGGCGCCCGGCCACGTCCACCGGATCACCCGGATCCAGTCCCGCCGGCAGAGGAAACAGCCGGTACCCCATCACTTCGAGGCCCTTTGTAACGACCAAGGCCGCCGCCATGCCGCCCAGCAGGGCGAGCATCAAGCGCAGATTCTTGCTCATCCCGTCCCCTCCGTCATCTCAATCCAGCAGGCCCCGCAATTCGATCAGCAGGCGCATGGCCTCCAGGGGCGTCATGTTCTCCAGGTCGGCGGCACGCAGCCGCTCGCGCAGGTCCTGGTCCGGCGCGGCGAAAAGCGCCAACTGCGCGGTGCGGGCCGTCTCCGCCGCCGACGGCCGCTGTTGCAGCACGGGCGTGCGGTCGGCCGCGTATTCCTGGCTCTCAAGCTGGGCCAGCACCTCGCGGGCACGCTGCAGCACCTCGCGCGGCAGGCCGGCCATGCGCGCCACGTCGATGCCGTAGCTGTGGCTGCAGCCGCCCGGCAGGATGCGCCGCGTGAAGAGGATGCGCTCCCCGAACTGGCGCACCTCGATGTTGGCGTTGCGCAGGCGGGGCAGGCTCTGCTCCAAATCCACCAGCTCGTGGTAATGGGTGGCGAAGAGGGTGAGGGCGCGGCGCCCCGGCGCGTCGTGGAGGAACTCGGTGATGGCCCAGGCCAGGCTCAACCCGTCGAAGGTGCTGGTGCCGCGTCCGATCTCGTCCAGCAGGACGAGGCTGCGGTCCGTGGCGTGGTTGAGGATGAAGGCCGTCTCCTGCATCTCGACGAGGAAGGTGGACTCGCCCTTGGCCAGGTTGTCGCTGGCGCCGACCCGGGTGAAGATCTGGTCGCGCAGGGGAATGGTCGCCTGCGCGGCTGGCACATAGGAGCCCATGTGCGCCAGCAGCGTGATGAGGCCGACCATGCGCAGATAGGTGCTCTTGCCCGCCATGTTCGGCCCGGTGAGCAGCAGGACCTGCTCGCGCCCGCTGGAGAGCGTGACATCGTTGGGCACGAAGCGCTCGCCGGCGGGCAGCACCAGCTCCACCACCGGATGGCGTGCCTGGCGCAGGTGCAGTTCGCCCTCCTCGACCATCACCGGACGGCACCAGGAGCGGCGGCGGGCCAGCTCGGCCAGGCTGGCCAGCAGATCCAGCTCCGCCAGGTGGCGGGCATCCCGCTGCAGAGCGCCGTAGTGCGGCCGCAACCATTCCGTCAGCTGGCGGAAGAGGCGCTCCTCCAGCTCCAGCACACGCTCCTCGGCGTGGAGGACCTTGTCCTCGTAGCTCTTCAGCTCCTCCGTGATGTAGCGCTCGGCCCCCACCAGGGTCTGGCGGCGCTGGTAGCGCTCGGGCACGCGGTCCAGGTTGGAACGGGAGATCTCGATGTGATAGCCGAAGATCTTGTTGTGGCGGATCTTGAGATTGGCGATGCCGCTCGCCTCGCGTTCCTGCTGCTCGTAGGATTTCAGCCAGTCCCGCCCGTGGGCAAGGATCTCGCGCAGTTCGTCCAGGTCGGTGTCCACGCCGTCGCGGATGATGCCGCCCTGCGAGAGCGAGAGGGGCGGGCTGTCCACCAGGGTCTGGGTGATGCGGCTGAGCACGTCCGGCAGGGGATCCAGCCCATCCGCCAGCTGCCCCAGGCGCCCTTCCGTCTGGCCCGCCAGCAAGTCCCGCACGGCGGGCACCACGGCCAGCCCGGCGGCAAGGGCGCGCAGGTCGCGGCCGTTGGCCTTGCCCGCCGCCAGGCGCCCGATGAGTCGCTCCAGGTCGCCCACCGGCTTCAGCAGCGCGGCCAGGCGCTCGCCGCGCCGCTCCTCGATCAGCCCCGCCACCGCCTCCTGGCGCGGGCGGATCTCCTCCAGCCTGCCC from bacterium encodes the following:
- the mutS gene encoding DNA mismatch repair protein MutS; the encoded protein is MRTTPMLEQYWALKREVPDALLLYRLGDFYEMFFEDARIAHEVLGLALTSRGQQGGENVPLAGFPYHALEPNLARMVRAGHRVAVCEQVEDPRKAKGLVRRDVVEVVTAGTNFSEAVVSAQRNNYLAALAEDGPGWALAWADVTTGEFRAGSFSPRDLRLLLASLEPAELLVSRSLARAGEGRGREVADLVGSAVLTRLEDWFFDPTVAARDLREHYGTQSLKGFGLEELPQAAACAGALLAYARENLRSPLEHFSPPARHDLGGCLLLDPATRRNLELTRTLSGDEQGPTLLSVLDQAVTPMGRRLLRSWLWAVPGRLEEIRPRQEAVAGLIEERRGERLAALLKPVGDLERLIGRLAAGKANGRDLRALAAGLAVVPAVRDLLAGQTEGRLGQLADGLDPLPDVLSRITQTLVDSPPLSLSQGGIIRDGVDTDLDELREILAHGRDWLKSYEQQEREASGIANLKIRHNKIFGYHIEISRSNLDRVPERYQRRQTLVGAERYITEELKSYEDKVLHAEERVLELEERLFRQLTEWLRPHYGALQRDARHLAELDLLASLAELARRRSWCRPVMVEEGELHLRQARHPVVELVLPAGERFVPNDVTLSSGREQVLLLTGPNMAGKSTYLRMVGLITLLAHMGSYVPAAQATIPLRDQIFTRVGASDNLAKGESTFLVEMQETAFILNHATDRSLVLLDEIGRGTSTFDGLSLAWAITEFLHDAPGRRALTLFATHYHELVDLEQSLPRLRNANIEVRQFGERILFTRRILPGGCSHSYGIDVARMAGLPREVLQRAREVLAQLESQEYAADRTPVLQQRPSAAETARTAQLALFAAPDQDLRERLRAADLENMTPLEAMRLLIELRGLLD